One genomic window of Streptomyces sp. WP-1 includes the following:
- a CDS encoding 3-hydroxyacyl-CoA dehydrogenase NAD-binding domain-containing protein, translating to MSTTELLKQASDLFPDEVVTSAHVRHFDLPFGAGRFALITLDNGLDHTKPTTFGPASLANLNAAIDQVEQEAADGTIAGIGITGKPFIFAVGADLKGVELLKEHEHALAIGKGGHEVFKRLAGLAVPTFAYYNGAAMGGGVEVGLHCTYRTVSKAIPAFSLPEVFLGLVPGWGGCTLLPNLIGADKAVSVIIENSLNQNKQLKGKQVFELGIADALFEGADFLEQSLLWTAQVLKGDVTVERPEIDRGEAWDQAVAKGRFIADSKVHGAAPAAYRALEIIEAARGGDLQQGYDAEDQALADLIMGGELRAGIYSFNLVQKRGKRPVGAPDKSLARPVTKVGVVGAGLMASQLALLFLRRLEVPVVLTDIDQERVDKGVGYVHAEIDKLLGKGRIHQDKANRLKALVTGVLDKAEGFADADFIIEAVFEEMSVKQKVFAEVEAVAPAHAVLATNTSSLSVSEMAAKLQHPERVVGFHFFNPVAILPLLEIVRGEQTDDASLATAFAVAKKLKKTAVLVKDAPAFVVNRVLTRFMGEIQNVIDEGTPVEVAEKAVEPLGLPMSPLVLLELVGPAIGLHVSETLNRAFPDRFTVSPNLKAVVEAGKRGFYVYDSGKPELDPEVAALLKQGDVVLTEEQVRDRVLDAVAQEIGLMLDEGVVAEAQDIDLCLITGAGWPFHLGGITPYLDREGVSERVNGKPFLAPGVASVPA from the coding sequence GTGAGCACCACCGAGCTTCTGAAGCAGGCTTCGGACCTGTTCCCCGACGAGGTCGTCACCAGTGCGCACGTACGCCACTTCGACCTCCCCTTCGGCGCCGGCCGCTTCGCGCTGATCACGCTGGACAACGGCCTGGACCACACCAAGCCGACCACCTTCGGACCGGCCTCGCTCGCCAACCTGAACGCGGCGATCGACCAGGTCGAGCAGGAGGCGGCGGACGGCACGATCGCCGGTATCGGCATCACCGGCAAGCCGTTCATCTTCGCCGTCGGCGCCGACCTCAAGGGCGTCGAGCTGCTGAAGGAGCACGAGCACGCGCTCGCCATCGGCAAGGGCGGCCACGAGGTCTTCAAGCGCCTCGCGGGCCTCGCCGTGCCGACCTTCGCGTACTACAACGGCGCGGCCATGGGCGGCGGTGTCGAGGTCGGTCTGCACTGCACCTACCGCACCGTCTCCAAGGCGATCCCGGCGTTCTCGCTGCCCGAGGTCTTCCTCGGTCTGGTCCCCGGCTGGGGCGGCTGCACCCTGCTGCCGAACCTGATCGGCGCCGACAAGGCCGTCTCGGTCATCATCGAGAACTCGCTGAACCAGAACAAGCAGCTCAAGGGCAAGCAGGTCTTCGAACTGGGCATCGCCGACGCCCTCTTCGAGGGTGCCGACTTCCTGGAGCAGTCGCTGCTGTGGACCGCCCAGGTCCTCAAGGGCGACGTCACGGTCGAGCGCCCGGAGATCGACCGCGGCGAGGCCTGGGACCAGGCCGTCGCCAAGGGCCGCTTCATCGCCGACTCCAAGGTGCACGGCGCGGCCCCGGCCGCCTACCGCGCCCTGGAGATCATCGAGGCCGCCCGAGGCGGTGACCTCCAGCAGGGGTACGACGCCGAGGACCAGGCGCTCGCCGACCTGATCATGGGCGGCGAACTGCGCGCCGGCATCTACTCGTTCAACCTGGTGCAGAAGCGCGGCAAGCGTCCCGTCGGCGCCCCGGACAAGAGCCTGGCCCGCCCGGTCACCAAGGTCGGCGTCGTCGGCGCCGGTCTGATGGCCAGCCAGCTCGCGCTGCTCTTCCTGCGCCGTCTGGAGGTGCCGGTCGTCCTGACCGACATCGACCAGGAGCGCGTCGACAAGGGTGTGGGCTACGTCCACGCCGAGATCGACAAGCTGCTCGGCAAGGGCCGTATCCACCAGGACAAGGCCAACCGCCTCAAGGCGCTGGTCACCGGTGTCCTGGACAAGGCCGAGGGCTTCGCGGACGCGGACTTCATCATCGAAGCCGTGTTCGAGGAGATGAGCGTCAAGCAGAAGGTGTTCGCGGAGGTCGAGGCGGTCGCCCCGGCGCACGCGGTCCTCGCCACCAACACCTCCTCGCTGTCCGTGTCGGAGATGGCCGCCAAGCTCCAGCACCCCGAGCGGGTCGTGGGCTTCCACTTCTTCAACCCGGTCGCGATCCTGCCGCTGCTGGAGATCGTGCGCGGCGAGCAGACCGACGACGCCTCCCTGGCCACCGCCTTCGCGGTCGCCAAGAAGCTGAAGAAGACCGCGGTGCTGGTCAAGGACGCCCCGGCGTTCGTCGTGAACCGCGTCCTGACCCGCTTCATGGGCGAGATCCAGAACGTCATCGACGAGGGCACCCCGGTCGAGGTCGCCGAGAAGGCGGTCGAGCCGCTGGGCCTGCCGATGTCCCCGCTGGTCCTGCTCGAACTGGTCGGCCCGGCGATCGGCCTGCACGTCTCGGAGACCCTCAACCGGGCCTTCCCGGACCGCTTCACGGTCTCCCCGAACCTCAAGGCCGTGGTCGAGGCCGGCAAGCGCGGCTTCTACGTCTACGACAGCGGCAAGCCGGAGCTGGACCCCGAGGTCGCGGCGCTCCTCAAGCAGGGCGATGTCGTCCTGACCGAGGAGCAGGTGCGCGACCGCGTGCTGGACGCCGTGGCGCAGGAGATCGGGCTCATGCTGGACGAGGGCGTCGTCGCCGAGGCCCAGGACATCGACCTGTGCCTGATCACGGGCGCCGGCTGGCCCTTCCACCTGGGCGGCATCACGCCGTACCTGGACCGCGAGGGCGTCTCGGAGCGCGTGAACGGCAAGCCGTTCCTGGCCCCGGGCGTGGCGAGCGTCCCGGCGTAA
- a CDS encoding NlpC/P60 family protein — protein sequence MPKRKGRPVVHAATVLALLAGSAYFTYDLRKDEQAKVPAAQTISDDGLMNSGQGTGKQTWERLNNPARSVLRDGKGAVVATFTDGARTATLKGPARTFAEPATTSTKVVTDDWVRLLPEPWTKGSESQQWFKDWFKQYAGSEEDDIFAFAFQYVQGAPVKKDAQGVQYAGHAFYGPYKPDGVDRYEQTDFYDYLGIPYTFRDGTTMRPRPDRLRSVDCSGYLRLVYGYRARYPLRASDAAGDGLPRTADGMARSTAGVDIVKIQGPGPWYERPKNIDVLQPGDLLFFKMDHRTGNHMDHSAIYLGPDTEGHKVFVSSRKEQNGPTIGDKGGVSRLDGNGFYAGLFRSAKRL from the coding sequence ATGCCGAAGCGCAAAGGCCGCCCCGTCGTCCACGCGGCGACGGTCCTCGCGCTGCTCGCCGGCAGCGCCTACTTCACCTACGACCTGCGCAAGGACGAGCAGGCCAAGGTCCCGGCCGCCCAGACCATCTCCGACGACGGCCTGATGAACTCGGGCCAGGGGACCGGCAAGCAGACCTGGGAACGGCTGAACAACCCGGCTCGCTCGGTGCTGCGCGACGGCAAGGGCGCGGTCGTCGCCACCTTCACGGACGGCGCCCGCACCGCCACCCTCAAGGGCCCCGCCCGCACCTTCGCCGAACCCGCCACCACCAGCACCAAGGTGGTCACCGACGACTGGGTACGGCTGCTGCCCGAGCCGTGGACCAAGGGCTCCGAGAGCCAGCAGTGGTTCAAGGACTGGTTCAAGCAGTACGCCGGCAGCGAGGAGGACGACATCTTCGCGTTCGCCTTCCAGTACGTGCAGGGCGCCCCGGTCAAGAAGGACGCACAGGGCGTGCAGTACGCGGGCCACGCCTTCTACGGGCCGTACAAGCCCGACGGCGTCGACCGCTACGAACAGACCGATTTCTACGACTACCTGGGCATCCCGTACACCTTCCGGGACGGCACCACGATGCGGCCGCGTCCGGACCGGCTGCGGTCCGTGGACTGCTCCGGCTATCTGCGGCTGGTGTACGGCTACCGCGCCCGCTACCCGCTGCGCGCCTCCGACGCCGCCGGTGACGGGCTGCCGCGCACCGCCGACGGGATGGCGCGCTCCACGGCCGGCGTCGACATCGTCAAGATCCAGGGCCCGGGCCCCTGGTACGAGCGGCCGAAGAACATCGACGTCCTCCAGCCGGGCGACCTGCTGTTCTTCAAGATGGACCACCGCACCGGCAACCACATGGACCACTCCGCGATCTACCTCGGACCGGACACCGAGGGCCACAAGGTCTTCGTCTCCAGCCGCAAGGAACAGAACGGACCCACCATCGGGGACAAGGGCGGCGTCTCGCGGCTGGACGGCAACGGCTTCTACGCCGGGCTGTTCCGCAGCGCGAAGCGGCTGTGA
- a CDS encoding poly-gamma-glutamate biosynthesis protein PgsC/CapC — MIPSVLTPEIAAIGIGLGLMFSLMCYLTTNLSPGGMITPGWLALTLIEDLQRAALVVGVTVLTYLATLLMQKFVILYGKRLFAAVVLSGVLIQATVIIVLQMEFPLLYANQTLGFIVPGLIGYQLVRQPKGATLLSVGSVTLATYVVLTAGILLGAMPSA, encoded by the coding sequence TTGATCCCCTCCGTCCTCACCCCCGAGATCGCCGCGATCGGCATCGGTCTGGGGCTGATGTTCTCGCTGATGTGCTACCTGACGACGAACCTGTCGCCCGGTGGCATGATCACGCCCGGCTGGCTCGCCCTCACCCTGATCGAGGACCTCCAGCGGGCCGCGCTGGTGGTCGGCGTGACCGTGCTGACGTACCTCGCGACCCTGCTCATGCAGAAGTTCGTGATCCTTTACGGCAAGCGGCTGTTCGCGGCCGTCGTGCTCAGCGGTGTGCTCATCCAGGCCACCGTGATCATCGTGCTGCAGATGGAGTTCCCGCTGCTGTACGCCAACCAGACGCTCGGCTTCATCGTCCCCGGCCTCATCGGCTACCAACTGGTGCGCCAGCCCAAGGGGGCCACCCTGCTGTCCGTCGGCTCGGTCACCCTCGCCACCTATGTGGTGCTGACCGCCGGCATCCTCCTCGGCGCCATGCCCTCCGCCTGA
- the pgsB gene encoding poly-gamma-glutamate synthase PgsB, producing the protein MLFLYTVLLVGCAILLAAGVVEQRRHFTSLHHIPTRVLVNGIRGKSSITRLCAGALRGGGLTTVAKTTGTAARFIHPDATEEPVYRKFGIANVVEQIGIVRRAAAYQPDALVIECMAVMPALQEINQSKLIRSTIGVLCNVREDHLAEMGPTLDDVARSLCRSMPEDGICVTAEQERFHILQEEADARNCRLVYADPDTVTDEELRGFSWFTFKENVAIALTVAELLGVDRATALRGMYDAPPDPGVLSVERYRTPEGKRLRFANVFAANDPESTLMNINQLLDLGAVHRPLSVVINCRPDRVERNGQMGEIIPRLDPEHVFVIGHPAKSAIDAIPAEFRSRAVDLGGDRRDPGEFMAELLGRLGPDSSLVAIGNIHGQGEILLEHLAELPADDTPDDTGGGPADEPRSVPAHPEHTDTAQLYVPRIDPYQGYPQAYEERYAQQPYDGHQYAGQPYPPSHPQQPETPQPYTPHPQQPDTPRPYTPRPHAPQPPQDFGRGPFEPRVAPAPRQPLDDDSQQWHSPGEAR; encoded by the coding sequence GTGCTCTTCCTCTACACCGTGCTGCTCGTCGGCTGCGCGATCCTGCTCGCCGCAGGCGTCGTGGAGCAGCGGCGGCACTTCACCAGCCTCCACCACATACCCACCCGGGTACTGGTCAACGGCATCCGCGGCAAGTCCTCCATCACCCGCCTGTGCGCGGGCGCGCTGCGCGGCGGCGGCCTGACGACGGTCGCCAAGACCACCGGCACCGCCGCCCGGTTCATCCATCCGGATGCCACCGAGGAGCCGGTCTACCGCAAGTTCGGCATCGCCAACGTGGTCGAGCAGATCGGCATCGTGCGCCGCGCCGCCGCCTACCAGCCGGACGCCCTCGTCATCGAGTGCATGGCCGTCATGCCGGCCCTGCAGGAGATCAACCAGTCCAAGCTGATCCGCTCGACCATCGGCGTGCTGTGCAACGTCCGCGAGGACCACCTCGCCGAGATGGGCCCCACCCTGGACGACGTCGCCCGCTCGCTGTGCCGTTCGATGCCCGAGGACGGCATCTGCGTCACCGCCGAGCAGGAGCGCTTCCACATCCTCCAGGAGGAGGCGGACGCCCGGAACTGCCGGCTGGTCTACGCCGACCCGGACACCGTCACCGACGAGGAGCTGCGCGGCTTCAGCTGGTTCACGTTCAAGGAGAACGTGGCCATCGCGCTGACCGTGGCCGAACTCCTCGGCGTCGACCGGGCCACGGCCCTGCGGGGCATGTACGACGCCCCGCCGGACCCCGGTGTGCTCTCCGTCGAGCGGTACCGCACGCCCGAGGGCAAGCGGCTGCGGTTCGCCAACGTCTTCGCGGCCAACGACCCCGAGTCGACCCTGATGAACATCAACCAGCTGCTCGACCTCGGCGCCGTCCACCGCCCGCTCAGCGTGGTCATCAACTGCCGCCCCGACCGGGTCGAGCGCAACGGGCAGATGGGCGAGATCATCCCCCGGCTCGACCCCGAGCACGTCTTCGTCATCGGCCACCCCGCCAAGTCCGCCATCGACGCCATTCCCGCCGAGTTCCGCTCGCGGGCCGTGGACCTCGGCGGCGACCGGCGCGACCCCGGCGAGTTCATGGCCGAGCTGCTCGGCCGGCTCGGCCCCGACTCCTCGCTGGTGGCGATCGGCAACATCCACGGCCAGGGCGAGATCCTGCTGGAGCACCTGGCCGAACTGCCCGCCGACGACACCCCGGACGACACCGGGGGCGGTCCCGCGGACGAGCCGCGATCGGTGCCCGCCCATCCCGAGCACACCGACACCGCACAGCTCTACGTGCCCCGTATCGACCCCTATCAGGGCTACCCGCAGGCGTACGAGGAGCGCTACGCGCAGCAGCCGTACGACGGCCACCAGTACGCCGGACAGCCGTACCCCCCGTCGCACCCGCAGCAGCCCGAGACGCCGCAGCCGTACACCCCGCACCCCCAACAGCCCGACACGCCGCGGCCGTACACCCCGCGGCCGCACGCCCCGCAGCCCCCGCAGGACTTCGGGCGCGGACCGTTCGAACCCCGTGTCGCCCCGGCTCCCCGCCAGCCCCTCGACGACGACAGCCAGCAGTGGCACAGCCCAGGAGAAGCGCGTTGA
- a CDS encoding HAMP domain-containing protein — protein MSLIGGIRPPIAVLSVLLLTLAAITALVLGRIDNAGVPKAVLTSQQHFAEDGAVALRASIDESVTDVTRSAALFSAGQPVSGDAVLDKLGSSYQKWAGAAVVEIRSGKLVAARGETVPLPSVDISALGGPGGLTPRTVRLGNGEVRLLSFGLLTWPGRPQLLLVTSSNLKLPGISVGRFRSIAVVDRTGTILSSDGIPEPEQVSNKLDRKAAKASQAQLTDFARTAARRGTRDPRSGREPGMGGYQGVSGSLLGGHVLSDRSVAGYATLAAPQPGEATTAAGLGLSVVAMVQVTEESTGTASPAFGLFAGGALLVVGALATAVLLGTVQRPLIRLFLESRRLTRGDLTRPVTVPGHGEAHRIGAALDRLRRQLLGETPEATGTAPRPRGPRRVGIRALLAACAVLLLAWSAPLMLLLNRADDSVVVPRQLVSDQRERTDTLSDRVRRALNEGDADLQSVASLIGNRTEPAAMNAVLERTINENQRYRSLYVVDSAGVIQARKGAAPQVVQAQRVSDHPLRLLGQGGRRPVVVGAAELPGRGGARLVGEFRVEFFNALLNRPGLGVVRLVDDRGRVIAGNTGFLAFQALPDERLKDLVEASAQPLGKKPRASGVLYRAHGVRIAAAAPFSGSGAAQPLGWSVVSWQPVSRLAIPGYESQNRTVLAGLLGGTAAVACLGWLHIVVARPLRTLADRAEALADGDRKTVLFPQHHDEVGAVTRSLELVRQQLQSRRRQEPGHTPAAPYRPEQHSRN, from the coding sequence ATGTCGCTGATCGGCGGTATTCGCCCACCGATCGCGGTCCTGTCGGTGCTCCTGCTGACGCTCGCCGCGATCACGGCGCTCGTGCTCGGCCGGATCGACAACGCCGGGGTGCCGAAGGCGGTCCTCACCTCCCAGCAGCACTTCGCGGAGGACGGCGCCGTCGCGCTGCGCGCCTCCATCGACGAGTCCGTCACCGATGTCACCCGCTCCGCCGCCCTGTTCAGCGCCGGACAGCCGGTCTCCGGCGACGCCGTCCTGGACAAGCTCGGCAGCAGCTACCAGAAATGGGCCGGCGCCGCCGTCGTCGAGATCCGCTCCGGCAAACTGGTCGCCGCCCGCGGCGAGACGGTGCCGCTGCCCTCCGTGGACATCTCCGCCCTCGGCGGCCCAGGCGGCCTCACGCCCCGGACCGTCCGGCTCGGCAACGGCGAGGTACGACTGCTCTCCTTCGGCCTGCTCACCTGGCCGGGCCGGCCCCAGCTGCTGCTGGTGACCTCCAGCAACCTGAAGCTCCCCGGCATCAGCGTCGGCCGGTTCCGCTCCATCGCCGTCGTGGACCGCACCGGCACGATCCTCAGCAGTGACGGGATCCCCGAGCCGGAGCAGGTGAGCAACAAGCTCGACCGCAAGGCGGCCAAGGCCTCCCAGGCCCAGCTGACGGACTTCGCCCGGACCGCCGCCCGCCGGGGCACGCGGGACCCGCGCAGCGGCAGGGAACCCGGCATGGGCGGCTACCAGGGCGTCAGCGGCAGCCTGCTCGGCGGACATGTGCTCAGCGACCGGTCCGTCGCCGGATACGCCACCCTCGCCGCGCCCCAGCCCGGCGAGGCCACCACCGCCGCCGGACTCGGCCTGTCCGTGGTCGCCATGGTTCAGGTCACCGAGGAGTCCACCGGCACCGCCTCACCCGCTTTCGGCCTGTTCGCGGGCGGCGCGCTGCTCGTCGTCGGCGCCCTCGCCACAGCCGTCCTGCTGGGCACCGTGCAGCGCCCGCTGATCCGGCTGTTCCTGGAGTCCCGCCGGCTCACCCGCGGCGATCTGACCCGGCCCGTCACCGTCCCCGGCCACGGTGAGGCCCACCGCATCGGCGCCGCGCTCGACCGGCTGCGCCGCCAACTGCTCGGCGAGACCCCCGAGGCCACCGGCACCGCGCCGCGCCCGCGCGGGCCGCGCCGCGTCGGCATCCGGGCCCTGCTGGCCGCCTGCGCGGTCCTGCTGCTCGCCTGGTCCGCCCCGCTGATGCTGCTGCTCAACCGCGCCGACGACTCGGTCGTCGTACCCAGACAACTCGTCAGCGACCAGCGCGAACGCACCGACACCCTCAGCGACCGGGTGCGCCGCGCGCTCAACGAGGGCGACGCCGACCTGCAGTCGGTCGCCTCCCTGATCGGCAACCGCACCGAGCCCGCGGCCATGAACGCGGTGCTGGAACGCACCATCAACGAGAACCAGCGCTACCGCTCGCTCTACGTCGTCGACTCCGCCGGTGTGATCCAGGCCCGCAAGGGCGCGGCGCCCCAGGTCGTCCAGGCGCAGCGGGTGTCCGACCACCCGCTCAGGCTGCTCGGCCAGGGCGGTCGCAGGCCCGTCGTCGTCGGCGCCGCCGAACTGCCCGGCCGCGGCGGCGCCCGGCTCGTCGGGGAGTTCCGCGTCGAGTTCTTCAACGCCCTGCTGAACCGGCCCGGTCTCGGCGTGGTGCGGCTCGTGGACGACCGCGGCAGGGTCATCGCCGGGAACACCGGCTTCCTCGCCTTCCAGGCACTGCCCGACGAACGCCTGAAGGACCTGGTCGAGGCCAGCGCCCAGCCGCTCGGCAAGAAGCCGCGCGCCAGCGGTGTGCTGTACCGCGCGCACGGGGTGCGCATCGCCGCGGCCGCGCCGTTCTCCGGCAGCGGCGCGGCCCAGCCGCTCGGCTGGAGCGTGGTCAGCTGGCAGCCCGTCTCCCGGCTCGCGATCCCCGGCTACGAGAGCCAGAACCGTACGGTGCTCGCCGGTCTGCTCGGCGGCACCGCGGCCGTGGCCTGCCTGGGCTGGCTGCACATCGTGGTGGCCCGGCCGCTGCGCACGCTCGCCGACCGGGCCGAGGCACTGGCCGACGGCGACCGCAAGACCGTGCTCTTCCCGCAGCACCACGACGAGGTCGGCGCGGTCACCCGGTCCCTGGAACTCGTCCGGCAGCAGCTCCAGAGCAGGCGCCGCCAGGAACCCGGGCACACCCCGGCCGCCCCGTACCGACCCGAGCAGCACTCAAGGAACTGA
- a CDS encoding CapA family protein has protein sequence MNRRLSRTLLTLLPPLALVATVSGCGLLADGSDSEGRGGGRSFTVAAAGDILMHPELVDQARADAKRTGKGVDGLDFGPMMAGIKPVISRADLAICHFEPVMGRARGPFEGFPDFQVPPQTARTIKDIGYDTCSTASNHTLDHGYAGVKRTLDALDEAGLKHTGSARTRKEALTPLVLDVKGVKVAQLSFAYGFNEPHELPAGKPWVADRQDLGRIQAAEKRAREAGAEVVILSLHWGREHHPEPSSSQISFARQIAEHTGINLVIGHHAHVVEPMEKVGDTWITYGLGNQIARHEVPTGLTEEGVIAWFTFTEHGKGHWAVRPRFEPTLLTIPSDTEGAEGAAGDGTAGRDGDGVRDYRLLDVPAALRDDSGLSAAQRARLRLAFERTEGTLLNRGAAEDGLKPLTALPE, from the coding sequence GTGAACAGACGCCTGAGCCGTACCCTGCTGACCCTGCTGCCCCCGCTCGCCCTCGTCGCCACCGTGTCCGGCTGCGGCCTGCTCGCGGACGGCTCCGACTCCGAAGGCCGAGGGGGCGGCCGCTCCTTCACCGTCGCCGCCGCCGGGGACATCCTGATGCACCCCGAACTGGTCGATCAGGCACGCGCGGACGCCAAGCGCACCGGCAAGGGCGTGGACGGGCTGGACTTCGGGCCGATGATGGCCGGCATCAAGCCCGTGATCAGCAGGGCCGACCTGGCGATCTGCCATTTCGAACCGGTCATGGGCCGGGCCAGGGGCCCGTTCGAGGGCTTCCCGGACTTCCAGGTGCCGCCGCAGACCGCGCGGACCATCAAGGACATCGGGTACGACACCTGCTCCACCGCCTCCAACCACACCCTCGACCACGGCTACGCGGGGGTGAAGCGCACCCTGGACGCGCTCGACGAGGCGGGTCTGAAGCACACCGGATCCGCCCGCACCCGAAAGGAGGCGCTCACTCCACTGGTCCTGGACGTCAAGGGCGTCAAGGTCGCCCAGCTGTCCTTCGCCTACGGCTTCAACGAGCCGCACGAGCTGCCCGCGGGCAAGCCCTGGGTCGCCGACCGGCAGGACCTCGGCCGGATCCAGGCCGCCGAGAAGCGCGCCCGCGAGGCCGGGGCGGAGGTGGTGATCCTCTCCCTGCACTGGGGCCGCGAGCACCACCCCGAGCCTTCGTCCTCGCAGATCTCCTTCGCCCGGCAGATAGCCGAGCACACCGGCATCAACCTGGTCATCGGCCACCACGCGCATGTCGTGGAGCCGATGGAGAAGGTCGGTGACACCTGGATCACCTACGGCCTCGGCAACCAGATCGCCCGCCACGAGGTGCCCACCGGGCTGACCGAGGAAGGGGTGATCGCCTGGTTCACCTTCACCGAGCACGGCAAGGGCCACTGGGCGGTGCGGCCCCGCTTCGAGCCGACGCTGCTGACGATCCCGTCGGACACCGAGGGCGCCGAGGGTGCCGCGGGCGACGGCACCGCCGGCCGGGACGGCGACGGCGTGCGCGACTACCGCCTGCTGGACGTGCCGGCCGCGCTCCGCGACGACTCCGGGCTCAGCGCGGCTCAGCGGGCCCGGCTGCGGCTCGCCTTCGAGCGCACCGAGGGCACCCTCCTCAACCGGGGCGCGGCCGAGGACGGTCTGAAGCCGCTGACGGCCCTGCCCGAGTAG
- a CDS encoding NTP pyrophosphohydrolase encodes MTDAADTPASETPPPLLVVDGANVVGSVPDGWWRDRRGAAERLRDRLVAYAASGTAELPGPVELVLVVEGAARGVASVPGVRVTEASGSGDDRIVELAAQAAGRVCLVVTADRELRRRVTALGARVTGPRAVLG; translated from the coding sequence ATGACGGATGCCGCGGACACCCCCGCTTCGGAGACGCCCCCGCCCCTGCTCGTCGTCGACGGCGCCAACGTGGTCGGCTCGGTGCCCGACGGCTGGTGGCGCGACCGGCGCGGCGCCGCCGAACGGCTGCGCGACCGCCTGGTGGCGTACGCCGCCTCCGGTACGGCGGAGCTGCCCGGGCCGGTCGAACTGGTGCTGGTGGTCGAGGGCGCCGCGCGCGGGGTGGCGTCCGTGCCGGGGGTGCGGGTGACGGAGGCGTCCGGCAGCGGGGACGACCGGATCGTGGAGCTGGCCGCGCAGGCGGCGGGCCGTGTCTGTCTGGTCGTCACCGCGGACCGTGAGCTGCGGCGCCGGGTGACGGCGCTGGGGGCGCGGGTCACCGGGCCGCGCGCGGTGCTCGGCTGA
- a CDS encoding amino acid permease, with translation MSSSLFRTKNVEQSIRDTEEPEHALRKSLSALDLTVFGVGVIIGTGIFVLTGQVAKNNAGPAVALGFVAAGVVCALAALCYAEFASTVPVAGSAYTFSYASLGELPAWIIGWDLVLEFALGTAVVAVGWSGYIRSLLDNAGWHLPDYLSGRDGAHGFGFDILAALLVLVLTAILVLGMKLSARITSLVVAIKVVVVLIVIIAGAFFVQARNYHPFIPPAQPVPAGASLKAPLVQLMFGWAPANFGVMGIFTAASVVFFAFIGFDIVATAAEETRNPQRDVPRGILGSLIICTVLYVAVSVVVTGMQNYTRLSVDAPLADAFKSIGHPWYAGVISFGAAIGLTTVCLILLLGQTRVFFAMSRDGLLPRFFSRVHPRFRTPHRPTILLGVIIAIVAGFTSLSELAELVNIGTLFAFVVVAISVIILRRTRPDLPRAFRTPWVPVVPIVSVCATLWLMLNLPAETWLRFAIWMVIGFAVYFLYGRSHSRLAHPEQPTEPEPAPPVS, from the coding sequence GTGAGCAGCTCGCTCTTCCGGACGAAGAACGTCGAGCAATCGATCCGGGACACCGAGGAACCCGAGCATGCGCTCAGGAAGTCGCTCTCCGCGCTCGATCTGACCGTTTTCGGCGTCGGCGTGATCATCGGTACCGGAATCTTCGTTCTGACCGGACAGGTCGCGAAGAACAACGCCGGCCCCGCGGTCGCCCTGGGCTTCGTCGCCGCCGGTGTGGTCTGCGCCCTCGCCGCCCTGTGCTACGCCGAGTTCGCGTCCACCGTCCCGGTGGCGGGCTCCGCGTACACCTTCAGCTACGCCTCCCTGGGCGAACTGCCCGCCTGGATCATCGGCTGGGACCTGGTCCTGGAATTCGCGCTCGGCACCGCCGTGGTCGCCGTCGGCTGGTCCGGCTACATCCGCTCACTGCTGGACAACGCGGGCTGGCACCTGCCGGACTACCTCTCCGGACGCGACGGCGCCCACGGCTTCGGCTTCGACATCCTCGCCGCGCTCCTGGTGCTCGTCCTGACCGCGATCCTCGTCCTCGGCATGAAACTGTCGGCCCGGATCACTTCGCTCGTCGTCGCGATCAAAGTGGTCGTCGTGCTCATCGTGATCATCGCCGGCGCGTTCTTCGTGCAGGCGCGCAACTACCACCCCTTCATCCCGCCGGCCCAGCCGGTCCCGGCCGGTGCCAGCCTCAAGGCGCCGCTGGTGCAGCTGATGTTCGGCTGGGCGCCCGCCAACTTCGGCGTGATGGGCATCTTCACCGCCGCCTCCGTGGTGTTCTTCGCCTTCATCGGCTTCGACATCGTGGCCACCGCCGCCGAGGAGACCCGCAACCCGCAGCGCGACGTGCCCCGCGGCATCCTCGGCTCGCTGATCATCTGCACCGTGCTCTACGTGGCCGTCTCCGTCGTCGTCACCGGCATGCAGAACTACACCCGGCTGTCCGTGGACGCGCCGCTCGCCGACGCCTTCAAGTCCATCGGGCACCCCTGGTACGCGGGCGTGATCAGCTTCGGCGCCGCCATCGGCCTGACCACCGTGTGCCTGATCCTGCTGCTCGGCCAGACCCGGGTGTTCTTCGCGATGAGCCGCGACGGGCTGCTGCCGCGCTTCTTCTCCCGGGTGCACCCCCGGTTCCGGACCCCGCACCGGCCGACCATCCTGCTCGGAGTGATCATCGCGATCGTCGCCGGTTTCACCAGCCTGAGCGAGCTTGCCGAACTGGTCAATATCGGCACATTGTTCGCGTTCGTGGTCGTCGCGATCAGTGTGATCATTCTGCGCAGGACGCGCCCCGACCTGCCCCGCGCCTTCCGCACCCCGTGGGTTCCGGTCGTTCCGATCGTATCCGTGTGCGCCACGCTCTGGCTGATGCTCAATCTGCCCGCAGAGACCTGGCTGCGGTTCGCCATCTGGATGGTGATCGGCTTCGCCGTCTACTTCCTCTACGGCCGCTCCCATAGCCGTCTCGCCCACCCCGAGCAGCCGACGGAGCCGGAGCCCGCGCCGCCGGTGTCCTGA